One Drosophila teissieri strain GT53w chromosome X, Prin_Dtei_1.1, whole genome shotgun sequence genomic window, CATAACTGACGATAACACCTAAATGGTAATGCTAATAAGCCGTTTAAATTTgacttcttcttttttcattgtaagtgttgttgctgccggtGCTAATGACAATAAAATGATTAGCTTGTTtaattggttttcatttttcgcttttgtgtCATACGTAGACATGCTTTAGTCAAACACTCTACGTTACACACCACATTTTGTACCTTTTCCGGATGAATTTGTTctgatttcaaataaattttcaattttccaaatttaacTTTGTTAAGAATAGAAGCTTATAAGCAAAAGTAACGTAACTCAAATataattgcgtatacgcccaGTAAGCCTTGTGAAGTAATACTTACTCTGAATAAGTACGAATACAATATGATTGATATGGCTTAAATCTTTGACTTTTTATCTAGATTTTTGCGACACATCATCTATACTTGAAATGGGTATCGAACTGTCAAGTAAAATATACATCATAGATTTCTTATAGCTAAGATTACCAtgattcaattgaaattaagaagaaaatcaaaaagtgaCTACATTAGTCGACTATATGATTATTGGGACAACTTATGTGTGCTCAATCACTTGACACATTTTTCGTACCTTTTTAGAGAAGACTCGGATTAAATTTTATGGtcgtttattatattttgtcatttgatttaaattaacacAATTTCGGGAGGACCGGCGGTGGGGTGGGGCTGAAACATACAAATAACGTTGACTTTAACATTGCGGCAATCTCGAAGagatttggtttttggcatcGATGTGTGAAATGTGTCGAATTGTTGATGTGTGCCCAAGAATTTGACATTTTGACGGACGTGTTGGCATAAATCATCAAAACTTGTTGTTAGATCGTGATCGGCTATAGCTAACCACTCGTTTTTCATCGCCttcctctcttttttttcttttagatCTGCCGTCGAACTCTATACTCCGATCTATACCAAGCCGAAgacttatatatttatatattgtatatataaatatatctatatctatatacaacGCACTTCAGGAAGTCGGTTCACGGCCACAAAAAGACGTAAGTTGCAGTATGCGAGTAGATGATATTCGGTGGGGCTTTCCTCGACTTCCTCATACCGGTCACTTTTAGGCCATTATTTCGACAATGTCTCGGCAGACTAATTTGTATATCTCTATCGCCCCGACAAGATGACTCCAGATTTGCTTTAGATACGGCCCGGGCACAATAGAGTCACAAAGCTATTAAAAACTGATATAAATCTCATTAAATGCGATGCTTGTAGCAGATGAACaaagccgccgccgcctcggTTTCAGCCTCGGTTTTTATCATCAGTTTTtagctttagttttttttttgtttttcgctttttttttgttgtatttttattttagcctCGATGGTTATGGCCACAGTTTTTGTGGCCACAGCCTCAAATCTCCttgcctttcctttccttcAATCAATCGTTGATTTTGCTCCCGGCAACAAACAAGAATGGCTTTTGTGGTTTACTTGAGATCAGTTCGGCGTACTTTCGGTAGAGGCTCTTTTAACCAAAAATGCCACGGCCAAGCCTATGAGATGGCTTGAATAGCCTGTGCCAACTTGGCTGGATGGTCCGCATTTCAAGTCGCAGTTTGGACATCAACTTGGTGACGCCCCACAAAAAAACCgataagtaaataaacaaaaagcgcaaaatacaaaaaaataccaGGCAGATCACTAGTGTCCCTTGAACGATAAGAGATCTTGAAATAATATACTCCATTgctggaaaaataatatttagcaAGCATCATTTGCTTTATTTACTGaatatcatttttaaatttggtaaatttaaagcgtatttttcaacttttgaaTTCGGGTGAGCTTCTTTATCCTTTTAAATACCTAAACTTTTTGTCACATTACAAAGGCTTGCGTCTGTCAACCCCAACTTTTGCTGAAATTCGCTAAATTGAACTGAAAACCACTGGTTCTTCCACTTAAACGCTCCCaattcttaaataaaataaaaaaagcgTATAAAAGCAGATGCTGCAGTCAGAAAACCCCAATAGATCCAGTAGCCCCAACATCACACTTTCCATCCGATGATGTTGATGCGGCTTCGTGTTTGCGCTTGAGGGCTAACCGACCTATCCACTTAAAACACAGTCTAAGCCCCGGATTACGACCATTCTGGCCGACTGAATCAGGTCGAGGATACGGGGAACCAGATCCGGGGCGCATTCAGTGCGGACCCCTGCCAGGCgacccaaacccaaacatCACGTCTGATCGGCAGCGACAGTCGGCCGAGGTTCCAAGTAGCGCCAGAGCATGCACCGGAAGAAAATAATAGGAAGATTCAAATGAACTTCAAAATGCAGACGCCACAATCATTTTTTCCTAGTTATTAGCAATGCAGTTTGGAATCCAAGAGCAAGTGGCACGCACTACATTATTCTAGTCAATTTCCCTAATTTGTTGTATTCAATGAGTGTTCCATACTGTgttatttctttctgtgtatgGTTAAGTCATGGTTCTCTTCCTGGTTTGATTTTTATAGGCACGTGCTAGGATAACCTATCGCCAAGAGAAACATTTTTTGTGAGTGTAATTTAGATTTTGGTTTCTCACCTGCTCGACGAGCAATAGGTTTCGGTTTTCATTCGCTAGTCCTATAATAGAGAGGACGTATAAGGTTTACTACAAAACAAACCATATTATTTGCAACTAAAGCTATAAGTTTAGATGATTTAGACACAAGTGTTGATACAATAAAAGATGAACAAGCCACCAATTACAAGAGTTTAAGTGTTATCACTTATAATtccatgaaaataaatattttctctgCACGAATGCCGCATTTGTCGCCCAACCCGATGTTGCAGTACCAATTGCGGACCCCAGAATCCCTGATTTAGGTCCGGGATCCATGTTCATGTTCGTGTCCTGCCATTGAACACTGCTCCATGTTGGCGCTCTTCTCCCTGTGAATTTTTACCGGCGGGGCAGCCCAGCGGCTTTCGTCAACGATCCCACCGGGGATTTGCATActaacagaaaacaaaaaaaaaagagcaacaaaccaaaaaagaaagaaaaaaacataaaaaaatataaacgagAACAGAGAACAGAAAAGTAGTAAGTTTATGTTGGAATCACTTTGTTAAGCCCTGTTCGGCAGCAGTCGGGGCGATTCAGAGGCGTTCATAATCAGAACTGAAGTGGTGCCATGGGTTCGAATTGGGATTGGGGTTTCGGtctttgggtttgggtttggtggTTGGGGGGTATACTACTACTGGGGATCTGGATACTGGGGATATCGAGGGGCAGGCGGTTGGTTGGCTTTAACAGCGGCTTTGACAGAGAAGGCAACTTGCCAAACATATCTCATGTGCGGCAAGCCGTGTTGACACTTTTAATGTGTttcataaatacattttacaaaatagAGTCACGGGgaatggggcatggggcatggggcatggggctCGGGCTCTTTTGTTGGAACTTgtgggatcggatcggattggatctGTGAGAACGATCGGTTTGGATCGGCTTTTTCGTGTTTAATGGTTGacatttcaacaaaaaaataaaaaaaagaaataataagaGAAAACGTTCTGTTGTTCGACTTTAACACGCATTTATGACCGCCGCTGCTTTATGACTTTGGAAATGCGTTAAGAAAATGTTCCTTATGACGGCTGCCGCCGCCGATTCTATGCGATAAAGCCAATAATAATCATGATTGGTGTCTGGAATGCCATTTTTCTTCTCCTTTGTTCGTTTCGGGGGATACACGGAGTAAACAGCTCGCAGCTCACAGCTCGCAGCTCGCAGCTTAGCGGCAATTTTGTTATGAGACGAAAATGAGTTTCATGTGAAATACGAAATTAAAAGGAGTTCTCATCTCGGACAGATTCTCGTCTGTCTTCTCGCAAGAGCTTCATAAATGTCGATGAAACCTTCGGATACAAATTGCCCAACAGCATCGATCGGTGCTAACAAACATATGATTGCTGTATTTGGGTGAGctgcagtttttttttgttcctttaGTTAGGCGTCCGTCACAAATTTGGCTTATAAATCTCACTTaactacttttttttttaattcatcccaaaataacatttaaataaggTTTTAGCGCTAAGGTATGCATCCGTCATGCATTCCAAATATTGAATAAAAACTGAGTCTTTGAACGAGCATATTCATCCCAATTGGAAAATATATCTTTGTTTGTCTGATGCACTGCAATGTTCAATTGCCGGTACTATTAGAATACGAATAAATTCTACTGCCTTGATTTTTGGATAGCTTAAATGATTAAAAGGCAATgaaagaaacaaaatgattaCATATATCTGACATATCAATCTTTAAAATATAGATAGACAATGAAAAAGACGTCCAGCTACTTTGGACTATGAACCCCAATTATAGGCAGACAACAAAGCTCCAATAATTCTCGCTGCAAACTGTCACTTTTATGCAATCAGTGCCCAGAGCAGATGGGTTCAGATACACACAGCTCGCACAACatatgatgatggcgatggaAAACTGGTTTGATCAGAACTGAGAactcagaactcagaactGAGAACTCTCAGATTCGGAACGTGTCAAATCACAAATATAGACGGCAAAATaagtaagaaaaaaatatcaaattaaatatcaaCTGAAAGCAATTAAAAGCTGCCGCGCCGTGCATCTCCGGTTCTAAATGCCGGTAAAAAGTTCCCTACTCAGAGAACCGAGCCGAACCGAACAGAAACGTAATCGTAATAAATGTCGTTACAACAGCAGCCCGAACAggtggcaattaaaaaacaatttgtatacCATTTAAATGACTTGCCAAGATGACATATATCATGCAAAAGTTCCCCAATGCCACATGGCACTGTCCGAAGGCAGGCGAgagatgaaaaaaaaagaagaaaaataataataatagcagcGAAAGTTTCAATAGCTGCAATTTTTGATACACATTTAATCGCACAATTTGTCATTTGCCATATATCATTGCATGTCGCCCTGGGGTGAATTTGTTACTTCTACTCTTTCACATTGGAGTTATTTgttaaatgaagaaaaaagAGATTGCAATTCTTTTTTGAATAAGAAATAAACGTTTAAGTAGTTTTAGCTTTGTATTACAATAACATTGCAAAAACTGgattctgtttgttttgaatCCAAATCCTTCGGATTTGTTCGCATGCAGGCTGAACCGCCttcttgaatattttttattgaagtATTCGTCGCAAGCGGCACGGCACTCATCACATGGGATCATCAAGAGGTCGCGCGTAATGATCGCGATCTCTCGGCCTCGATCTTCATCTtgatgtggaagtggaagtggcagtggagttaagttgagttgagttgaatATCACGATCACAGTCATCCCTATCGATTTGAATTCGATTTCGGGAACTCGGCGACGAATTCGGACTCGGATCTAGTCGGGTCGCCATCAGATTGGATCGCTTCGTATGGGATCGGATCGTATCAGATCGTATGGTAACGTATCGAAGATCGCCAGTCTTGAGTCTTCAGTCTGGCTCttgtgtggtggtggtgccggCACAGAAGAATGTGACATGGGGACTTCAAGTGGCCGTAGACGACAGCGCGAAGAGCGTCTTCTGCACACACTATCACATTGTCATGTCACGCCgtgctctgtgtgtgtgtgtgtgtgtgtgtctacaAGTGTCCCTCTGTCCCTCTGCCATCCGACGACTCTTCAGCTCCCTTGCCATCACTCCTTCTAGAGACGTGAAGTGACCACTCAGAATTTGTCACATcattattcttatttttattttcaataatcaTCTGTACTCGTGTATGCACGGTGTGGTTGTGGATGATGTGTGGTGTCTGGGAGGTCCGCTGGTATGACGGCATGATGGCATGATGGCTTGATGGCATGATGGTCCGTGGTCCGTGGTCCGCGGTCCGCGGTCCGCTCCATCGAGTTGTGGCCACTTCGTTAGGCGGTTTCGGTGGAAACTCCTTGACAATGTTTGAGATGGTGGAAGATATGTGGCTGCGAGGCGCTCAGACACGCTGCTCCCCAGATCGCTTAAATGCCACACACACTTGGTCACCACAAACTCGGgcgaaattaattgaaattatactCGTAATACCACAGGTACGGGCAGTGTACAAATATAGTATACATAAGTATATACGTTTTTACACTCGGCTTTTGCAAGACTTTCATGCTGAAGATAAACTATTGCgggcagcaaataaaaatacaaatgtgacactaagtaaataaataacaaaaagggGACTTAAGTACCGTGCATTAAAAAGAGAAATATTATTACTAATAAATGATTGATATCtcaaaatgaaacgaaacgcTTCTACTGTCaagaatttgtaattttcccattttttttcgttggtTTGTCATTATGTTTTTTGGAGTAGACTTCTAAAAGAGTAAAGTATAGTTAAATATTCCGAGATTTCGATACGCATAAGTGTACTATTTAATAcatcttttgcattttcctcTTCTTGCAGCGAATCGACAGAAGTCCAAAGCACAGCACCCAACACCTGGAAACCTAAATGCCGCATCTAGTCTAATGTATCGTCAAAAGTCTACAGATTAATTGTTGTTCCTAAGCCGCCGCTTGATGAATATTGGCCACGAGAAGCATTCGCCGCACTttcatccgcatccgcaacCGCATCCTCGCGCCGCCGCCTCTGAAGTTCATCGTTTAGCCGCCGGCGGTTCGGTTactccgccaccgccaccacctccgtcgacgtcgtcgtcgtcgtcatcgttgtTATACCACCTgcccgccgccgccgccacagTATCCGCCTCCTATCGCCACGCACTGCAAGGTCATGAGAGGCAACAGAGCCAGCATCACCTCCCctaccagcaccagcaccaccaccactaccatcagcaccacccacaTTTGCCAACCGGTGGAGGGAACGTGCACCTGAGCCGCGAATCATCACCCGCTTCAATGGTGATGACCCCCAGCCGTCGCAGTTCGCCGCCCCTGCCGCCGCTGCCCTTGACGACGCACCCCATCCACCCGcactcgcattcgcatccgcatccacatacgcatccgcatccgctgCCCCTGGCGCTACCGCTGCGCCATCCCCTCGCCCTGAATGCGAACGCCGGCGGTCACCAGTCGCCGTCCCGCTCCTCCGGCAGCGTCCAGCAGACATCGTCGCACGCACAATCGTCGGCGCAATCGATGAGCGTTCACTTCTCGCAGCTGGCCCATGCCCAGCTGCATTTGCAAAATCAATTGCAGCAGAAGCTATCGGCGGCGGCAAGTaggaataataataacaataataataacaatagtAGTAGCACCGGATCGGGCACTGGAACGGGCAACAGTACGCCCACGCACGATCCGAATCCCATGAATCCGCTGAGTGATTTGCAGAACATGCAACCGTTTGACTTTCGGAAAATCAGCTCGGCGGCGGCGCTGGGTGCCTTTGGTGGTCCCTTGCCGCTGCCGCAGAGTCCCACGGAATTCGGACAACACCATCACCacagtcagcagcagcagcagcagcatcagcaccaccTGCATCGGAACCAGTTCTTCAATGCAATGGCCATGGCCTATCAcctgccaccgccaccgccgccgcctccaccgccgcccgATTCTCGATCCCCACCATCGCCGCCATCAGGTGTTGGCCAGTATCAGCATCAGGCGGGTTCGGGGTCCGGCTCAGGTTCTGGGTCCGGTTCGGGCTCCAGTTCGGGTGCAGGATCCGTGGAGGAATCATCCGGCAAGCAGCAACGGAGCAGCGATAAGGGATCCGCTTCGGGATCATGGTCCAGTTCGCAGCGCATGACCCGCCTGGCCTTATCCTCCAACATGCGGGCGAGTCGAAAGACGCCACACTCACCgggcggaggaggtggtggtggtggtggtggtggaaatGGAGGATCcgttggcggcggcggtggcaagCGGCAATGGGGCTCGATGCCCGCAAATTTGGGCACCCAGTTCATCAACCCGGTGACGGGCAAGAAGCGAGTACAGTGCAATGTCTGTCTGAAGACCTTTTGCGACAAGGGTGCTCTGAAGATTCACTTCTCGGCGGTGCATCTCAGGGAGATGCACAAGTGCACAGTGGATGGATGCAGCATGATGTTCAGCTCGAGGCGATCGAGGAATCGCCATAGCGCCAATCCGAATCCCAAGCTCCATTCGCCGCATCTGCGACGCAAAATCTCGCCGCACGATGGACGCAGTGCGCAACCGCATCCGCTATTGCTCCAGGCGCCCAATGGTCTCATGGCTGGGCTGGCACCATTCGGCAGCTTCCCGCTGCTGACGCCGCCACCAGATATGCGGCATCATGCGATGGGCGGCTCGGGTGCGGGATCTGGAGCGGGAGTCGGTGCCCTGGAGTTGAAGCACGGACAGGATTACCTGCAGAGATCCTACTTGGATGCCGGACGTTTCGAGGGACAGCGACGTAAGCTGGCGCTGGAGAACGAGCACActgaggatgaggacgacgacgagatACTGGAGGTAGGTTCAAAAATCTAtctttaagtaaataaatattactcATCCGACGTGTTGTCCATATAAGATAAAATATAGTATTCCGATATCTTAGAGCTCAGTTTAAATAGTTGTGAGACCTGCTCCTGATTAGTATGCCTTAGACATTTAACTTTGTTTATAGTTTTTAGCAACGATTCAATAACATTTTCCATTGTTCTTTTGCAGGTTGGCATCCACATGGCCggcgacgatgatgacgacgaggcTGACGGCGATGAGGACGAAGATGACGATGATCCCGATGGCATCGTTGTGGTTGGCGATGAGATCGATAGCATGCCGCTGGACCACGAGAACGATAACGATAATGAGAATGAGAACGACGAGAGCGACGAGCGCTCCACATCGGCGGTATCCAGCCTGAGTCAAACCAAAGAGCAATCCAGTCCGGGCAAGGTTGTCCAGTCCGGCCTTGAGGAGTGCCACACATatgcccacgcccatgcccacgcccacgccctcTCGCACGGTCACGCCCACTCGCTTGGGCACGCCCATGCCCTCGCCCAAATGGCGGCCAATAAACGGAAACGCAAGAGCCAGAATCCCGTCCGATGTCCCGTGCAATCGGATGAGAATTCGGGCGAGAATTCAATCGACTACGATGTGGCCGCCGATCTGTCCATTAAGAAGGTGCGTCTGCCCGCGCAGGCCGCCGCATCCGCCAAAGAATCGGAGGTGGGCGAGTCCACCAAGTCGATACCATCGCCACCCCTCACGCCCTACGGTGATCTCAGGCCGGTGGGTCTCTGCATTAAGACGGAACAGGATCCGGATCAGGATCAAGATGCGGACCTCGAACAGCAGCAGGGTCAAGAACGCAAGCGAGAGCAGGAACCTGAACCAGATCCTGTAGGTTCGGCATCCAAGCCAGAAATGAaactggaggagcaggagacgAGGCCAGCTGACAAGGAGGACGGCAACGTGGATGAGGAACAGGAAGAGTCGTCGCCGGCGGACACCACACTGGACCTTTCACGGGCAGCGGCCGCCATCAAATTGGAGCCCCTGGAGGAGATCAACTACGAGGCGGATGAGAATCGCTATGTGCGCATCAAGCAGGAGCTGATGGGCGGCGATGAGTCCTTGGCGGAGGAGTCCAGCGACAAGACTGCCAatcacaataataataataacaataataataatattaacaaTAGTGTGCGCCGTGAAAGTGGCAACGGATTGAGTGCCACGGAGCTCGAGGAGCGCGAACCGGAGCCGGAAACTGAAACAGAGCCCGAAGCCGAGCCGGAGccggaaccggaaacggaagtggagGTGCCCGAAGTGCCCATCGATAAGGAGAACCCCCTAAAGTGCACCGCCTGCGGTGAGATATTCCAAAACCACTTTCATCTCAAGACGCACCACCAGAGCGTCCACCTCAAGCTGCACCACAAGTGCAATATAGATGGCTGCAATGCCGCATTTCCCTCGAAACGCAGCCGCGATCGTCACAGTTCGAATCTCAATTTGCATCGCAAACTGCTGTCGACCAGCGATGATCATGGATTACTCCATGCACCCGTGATGCCCGCAACCGATCCGCTCCTGGAGCTAATGAGTCTCAATTTGAATAACAACAAGAGCGGCTTCCATCACTCGGCGATGGTGGGCTCAGCGgctggcggcggtggtggtggtggaggtggtggtgttggAGTGAATCCGGCGGCGGTGGGCAGCATTCAGGCGGAGATCCTGGCCCGCATTTGCGCCGGTGCCCATGCCCATGGACTGAATGTACCGCTCTGTTTCGAGGCACTGCAGCATCGTTTCGCCGTTGGACATGGCCACGCTGGTTATCCGTTGATCGCCGGCGATGGCTCGCCACCCAGTCCCCGCCTATTTTTGAGCCACGGCAGCGGCGCGAGTCCGCTTCTCTTTGCCGGACTGCCGCGCATGCCGAGATTCCCCCAACTGACGCCCCACATGCTGGCCGCCAGTGCTGGCAAtaccgccgccgctgccgccggaATGGGCGGACTCAGTCCCTTCTGTCGACGCACCTCCTCCGATTCAAATTCACAGCACTCGATAACGCCACCGCCGAAGAGATCCCGATCGCAGTCCAGATCACCGGATCACTGTGCACATCCGGCGCATGCCGGCGATGCCACCGGCATCACCGAGGATTCGGGCCAGCGGCAAAGTCCCGATCGCATATCATGACCATGTACCTCGTACTATGCCAAGGCGTTGGCATTTTATCACTAAGAGCCCCCCAAATGTCATGCGGCGCACACACTTTGGAAGTCAGATATGCAGATCCCTATGGATAGGTTTATATCTTCAtccatctatatatatatttatttatatatatatatggaaaatGCATTGCTCATGCTCACATCGAGGATCGAAGATCGAAGATCGTCTGCCGCTCATAAATACGAAAATACTTTCACTTAGGCTaatgctaaaataaaaatatttagatgGATCAActagcattttttttttctatacataaatatacatacaatatatatatatacatatatatactatatatatgagtccctttttttttaaattgtactTATGAAAACTGATGTTTTGTGTACAAGTACGTCGTGTTGTAGAGAATTTATAAATGGCAAAGAAATAACAAgtactaaataaataaataacgataCATATTGTTAGTGATACTCGATTATGTAAGTTAAGTAGCCTCTAAGCAGCGCCTACTGGTATCGTGAgtaacgttttttttttttattgtaactGAAATATTAAGTGTGTTGTATATGATATGAcgatggcaatggaaatgcaaatgcaaatgcaaataatatgAGTCAACCAACGACGAAACGCTTGATATGAGGAAACGAACAAAATTTGATTACAGATTGCCGTTTACCGAACTGGGTTAGGATCACTCATTCAAAGTCCTCAAGATCCAAcatcgaaaataataaacaaaaaaaaaaatatgaaccgttttgttgtttttttattacaaacaAATCCTAAAGTAATTATGTAGTCGGTTAGTTAGTTCTGAAACAGTAACCAGACAAATACCTTCAACTCATATTTAAGCTATATATGTTTGCAATAAAATATCTGAAAAATTCTTAAAtctctgtttgtgtttttgggaATCGGAACTTCACTCTGCGTGGTCAGATAGATATCAACATGATGGATTTATCGGGGAATAGTTTCAAAACTGGCAAAACGGATATTTGTCGAGTGTCGAGCGGAACACCAAACCTCCTTCTCTcatttctattgatttaaaaaatgaaacgtAGTAAAACCACAAATTCTATAGACTCCGATTTTTTGTATAAGAATTTTCCGATAATTCGGTTATTCTCTCTATTAAGTGATTCTCATGTTTATTGTTTCGCAATTGTATTgctgatatttattttgtttgttttcatttcaaatgccATTTCTTGGCATTTAAGAATAAAATTGTGTATAATTGAGTCCAAATTTCTCTAGGAACGGTAAGTTTTCCCTTGTTCACCCGTGTGTCTCAGCAGCCGGGTGTTTGTTGACATTCTATTTgcggcaataacaaacacCCTGGTGTTTTGCCACCCGGGTGTTTTTTGTTACTTGCACAAAAACATCCGAGTGCCTGCTATGCAATAAATGTCTTAACTAatgtcttaacaaaaaacaatcttatatgtatattattaagtaatatttatacttaattaacactattctatttctattgttctagctggcattcaaagtaaaattataaaattataagtaagatagctgaaagtattacgttacattaaaaggaaataatgaataatactaaatactaaaaaatactaaatactaaaaaataaaataaaaaatactaaaatagtattaaatactaaataatactaaatacttaatactaaataataccgaaATATAGGTGCCCTCCTCTGCGattctcaaaagtcctacgtaagcaaacaactttttcgatgttttttttttaaataataattgtgagtggtgcagtgatatgtgatatatggcagcagaggatatcaataatgtgatttcgacctactggaggaagtgcctgagctacctattttccaggagctacaaccagctgtcaGCTCTGACGTGGAATAAGTTTGAGGAAAGGGGGTGAGTACCTGGGGGGAAATGAAGAGGGACGCATAGCTTTCTGAAGGCTGCGGCTTCTGTGGCtgcttgtttttgtattatcattttaaaaagaaaaattatacatttattaagttaaatatgggaagaaaatattaaaaatttttacaaAGGGTGCGCGCACACCAGGGTGCTTGCAGATACCCGAATATTTTGAGCGGGTGTTTGTAAGTACCCGCGATGCCCGGTGTGAGTGGCACCCGACACTCAAAAAATGCCACTCTTGCAGTTCTCTGATTCAAGCCATAAATTAGGCACATAAACGAATTGCACAGGAAAAAGGCAAATTCGCATGAACTTGAGCGCTTTGGAGCGATAGTTTTGTAGAAGAAGAATTGCAAATTGTTGATAACAATTAGGATTGCAG contains:
- the LOC122623089 gene encoding uncharacterized protein LOC122623089; this translates as MNIGHEKHSPHFHPHPQPHPRAAASEVHRLAAGGSVTPPPPPPPSTSSSSSSLLYHLPAAAATVSASYRHALQGHERQQSQHHLPYQHQHHHHYHQHHPHLPTGGGNVHLSRESSPASMVMTPSRRSSPPLPPLPLTTHPIHPHSHSHPHPHTHPHPLPLALPLRHPLALNANAGGHQSPSRSSGSVQQTSSHAQSSAQSMSVHFSQLAHAQLHLQNQLQQKLSAAASRNNNNNNNNNSSSTGSGTGTGNSTPTHDPNPMNPLSDLQNMQPFDFRKISSAAALGAFGGPLPLPQSPTEFGQHHHHSQQQQQQHQHHLHRNQFFNAMAMAYHLPPPPPPPPPPPDSRSPPSPPSGVGQYQHQAGSGSGSGSGSGSGSSSGAGSVEESSGKQQRSSDKGSASGSWSSSQRMTRLALSSNMRASRKTPHSPGGGGGGGGGGGNGGSVGGGGGKRQWGSMPANLGTQFINPVTGKKRVQCNVCLKTFCDKGALKIHFSAVHLREMHKCTVDGCSMMFSSRRSRNRHSANPNPKLHSPHLRRKISPHDGRSAQPHPLLLQAPNGLMAGLAPFGSFPLLTPPPDMRHHAMGGSGAGSGAGVGALELKHGQDYLQRSYLDAGRFEGQRRKLALENEHTEDEDDDEILEVGIHMAGDDDDDEADGDEDEDDDDPDGIVVVGDEIDSMPLDHENDNDNENENDESDERSTSAVSSLSQTKEQSSPGKVVQSGLEECHTYAHAHAHAHALSHGHAHSLGHAHALAQMAANKRKRKSQNPVRCPVQSDENSGENSIDYDVAADLSIKKVRLPAQAAASAKESEVGESTKSIPSPPLTPYGDLRPVGLCIKTEQDPDQDQDADLEQQQGQERKREQEPEPDPVGSASKPEMKLEEQETRPADKEDGNVDEEQEESSPADTTLDLSRAAAAIKLEPLEEINYEADENRYVRIKQELMGGDESLAEESSDKTANHNNNNNNNNNINNSVRRESGNGLSATELEEREPEPETETEPEAEPEPEPETEVEVPEVPIDKENPLKCTACGEIFQNHFHLKTHHQSVHLKLHHKCNIDGCNAAFPSKRSRDRHSSNLNLHRKLLSTSDDHGLLHAPVMPATDPLLELMSLNLNNNKSGFHHSAMVGSAAGGGGGGGGGGVGVNPAAVGSIQAEILARICAGAHAHGLNVPLCFEALQHRFAVGHGHAGYPLIAGDGSPPSPRLFLSHGSGASPLLFAGLPRMPRFPQLTPHMLAASAGNTAAAAAGMGGLSPFCRRTSSDSNSQHSITPPPKRSRSQSRSPDHCAHPAHAGDATGITEDSGQRQSPDRIS